The following are from one region of the Juglans regia cultivar Chandler chromosome 10, Walnut 2.0, whole genome shotgun sequence genome:
- the LOC108985505 gene encoding scarecrow-like protein 23, whose amino-acid sequence MLQSLVPQSPMSNPTTSSPMNTKRVYGDDFSLDEATTKRITFSHDASLSVDDRTDQLDDSESTGLRLLGLLLQCAECVGMDKLDDASDLLPEIADLSSPYGSSPQRVAAYFSHALQARVITSYLGTYSPLTSNDLNLIQSRRIFSALQSYNSISPSVKFSHFTANQAIFQALDGEDRVHIIDLDIMQGLQWPGLFHILASRNKKIRSMRVTGFGSSSELLDSTGKRLGDFATSLGLPFEFHPLVGKIGNLKDVSRLGVRPSEAIVVHWMHHCLYDITGSDLGTLRLLTLLRPKLITIVEQDLSHGGGFLARFVEALHYYSALFDALGDGLGGDSVERHMVEQQLFGCEIRNILAVGGPKRTGEDKVDRWGEELSRVGFRPVSLGGNPAAQASLLLGMFPWKGYTLVEENGCLKLGWKDLSLLVASAWQPSD is encoded by the coding sequence ATGCTTCAGAGCTTGGTTCCGCAATCCCCAATGTCTAACCCTACTACTTCCTCTCCCATGAATACGAAGCGTGTCTACGGCGACGACTTCTCCCTAGACGAGGCCACCACCAAGCGTATAACTTTCTCCCACGACGCCTCGTTATCTGTCGACGACAGGACTGATCAACTAGACGACAGCGAGTCTACCGGCCTTAGACTCCTCGGTCTCCTCCTACAGTGCGCCGAGTGCGTCGGCATGGATAAACTCGACGACGCCTCCGACCTTCTCCCCGAGATCGCCGACCTCTCCTCTCCCTACGGCTCTTCCCCGCAACGCGTCGCAGCTTACTTCTCCCATGCACTTCAGGCACGCGTCATCACCTCCTACCTCGGCACCTACTCTCCGCTCACCTCCAATGACCTGAATCTCATTCAGTCCCGGAGAATCTTCTCCGCCCTCCAATCATACAATTCCATCAGCCCCTCGGTTAAATTCTCTCACTTCACGGCCAACCAAGCCATCTTCCAAGCGTTGGACGGCGAAGACCGCGTCCACATCATCGATCTCGATATAATGCAGGGCCTCCAATGGCCCGGATTGTTCCACATCCTCGCCTCTCGGAACAAGAAGATTCGATCGATGCGGGTCACCGGGTTCGGATCCTCCTCCGAGTTGCTGGACTCGACCGGCAAGAGACTCGGGGACTTCGCCACCTCGCTGGGGCTCCCCTTCGAGTTCCATCCGTTGGTGGGCAAAATCGGAAACCTGAAAGACGTGAGTCGACTAGGGGTGAGGCCGAGCGAGGCCATAGTGGTGCACTGGATGCACCATTGCCTGTACGACATAACGGGGAGCGATTTGGGGACACTGAGATTGTTGACTTTATTGAGACCCAAACTGATCACGATCGTCGAACAGGATCTGAGCCACGGGGGCGGCTTTTTAGCCAGGTTCGTGGAGGCTTTGCATTACTACAGCGCGTTGTTCGACGCGCTCGGGGACGGATTGGGTGGGGACAGTGTAGAGAGGCACATGGTGGAGCAGCAGTTGTTTGGATGCGAGATTAGGAACATCCTGGCCGTTGGTGGACCCAAGAGAACCGGAGAGGACAAGGTGGATAGGTGGGGTGAGGAATTGAGCCGGGTTGGGTTCCGGCCTGTCTCGCTTGGGGGAAACCCGGCAGCCCAAGCTAGCTTATTGCTCGGGATGTTCCCATGGAAAGGTTATACTTTGGTGGAGGAGAATGGTTGTTTGAAGTTGGGGTGGAAAGATCTGTCTTTGCTCGTCGCCTCGGCGTGGCAGCCGTCCGACTGA
- the LOC108985511 gene encoding 60S ribosomal protein L27 → MVKFLKPNKAVVLLQGRYAGRKAVIVRAFDDGTRDRPYGHCLVAGINKYPSKVIRKDSSKKTAKKSRVKAFVKLVNYQHLMPTRYTLDVDLKDIVSVESLQSRDKKVTAAKETKKRLEERFKSGKNRWFFTKLRF, encoded by the coding sequence ATGGTGAAATTCCTAAAGCCAAACAAGGCGGTGGTCCTCCTCCAAGGAAGGTATGCCGGCCGCAAGGCTGTCATCGTTAGGGCCTTCGATGACGGCACCCGGGACCGCCCATACGGCCACTGTTTGGTCGCCGGGATCAACAAGTACCCCAGCAAGGTCATTCGCAAGGACTCGTCCAAGAAGACTGCGAAGAAATCACGCGTCAAGGCCTTCGTCAAGCTTGTCAACTACCAGCATCTGATGCCCACGCGCTACACCCTCGACGTGGATCTCAAAGACATCGTCTCCGTCGAGTCCCTCCAGTCCAGGGACAAGAAGGTCACGGCTGCCAAGGAAACCAAGAAGAGGCTAGAGGAGCGCTTCAAGTCTGGGAAGAATAGGTGGTTCTTTACCAAACTCAGGTTCTGA